One segment of Choristoneura fumiferana chromosome 26, NRCan_CFum_1, whole genome shotgun sequence DNA contains the following:
- the LOC141442625 gene encoding uncharacterized protein, with protein sequence MFTASIIDSLKHQTFDSDFASDKYLTETVQCAVICIPKDTGCYQQVVDVQQKKGLEEHRPLKDTGINTKEYGRGATNDIPNRSVPQDIFYPGAKPRSNTVCRKLANETCVPDLVESLRDTKRHGKSLTMSLNGFAPEVSSIHKKIPSRPASTKPELMVTEEVVVFQVYKETVV encoded by the coding sequence ATGTTCACCGCCTCGATCATCGACTCCCTGAAACATCAGACCTTTGATTCAGACTTCGCATCGGACAAGTATCTCACCGAGACTGTGCAGTGTGCTGTCATCTGCATACCCAAAGATACCGGGTGTTACCAGCAGGTCGTTGATGTTCAGCAAAAAAAGGGTCTCGAAGAGCACAGACCCCTGAAGGACACTGGCATTAATACCAAGGAGTACGGACGAGGAGCCACTAACGACATCCCGAATCGATCTGTTCCTCAGGACATCTTCTATCCAGGTGCAAAGCCCAGGAGCAATACCGTATGCCGGAAGCTTGCCAATGAGACTTGCGTGCCAGACCTTGTCGAAAGCCTTAGAGATACCAAGAGACACGGCAAGAGCCTCACCATGTCTCTCAATGGCTTCGCTCCAGAGGTGAGTAGCATACACAAGAAGATCCCCAGTAGACCGGCCTCGACGAAACCCGAATTGATGGTCACTGAGGAGGTCGTTGTTTTCCAGGTATACAAGGAGACGGTTGTTTAA
- the LOC141442622 gene encoding modular serine protease-like yields MIWHVGIYSKVYTPFMQICGGTLVTTKTVISAAHCFWNKAADAPLPARKFAVGAGKRYRPWNDPHDSSSQKSDVAAIAIPIRYRDSDTNYQEDIAVVLLTQELMVTHAVRPACVNFDEKFDNEQLTEGNTGTILGWGLTAEDGEPSPVLNYLEIPSVSIEKCLRGADASFLRYITSDKICAGVTTGKAMSLCLGDSGGGLVFADQSGDAAVPYLRGVASTAPRNEHRCNAHALSALTHVRAHRDFLKRHIPDLEEECKKHFPTVQDRYGKYEKQPEKPASGQPGQFICNCNCFCNNTAPTQDNIISYN; encoded by the exons ATGATATGGCACGTTGGCATATACAGCAAGGTGTATACACCCTTCATGCAAATTTGCGGCGGGACCCTGGTGACcacaaaaactgtaatttctG CGGCACATTGTTTCTGGAACAAGGCGGCCGACGCACCATTACCGGCGCGGAAGTTTGCCGTCGGTGCTGGCAAGCGCTACAGACCTTGGAACGACCCCCATGACAGCTCCAGCCAGAAATCAGAT GTAGCAGCTATCGCCATACCAATCCGCTACCGGGACTCTGATACCAACTACCAGGAGGACATCGCTGTGGTGTTGCTGACCCAAGAGTTAATGGTCACCCACGCCGTAAGGCCAGCATGCGTCAACTTTGATGAAAAATTTGACAACGAACAGCTGACAGAGGGAAATACGGGAACG ATTTTAGGGTGGGGGTTGACAGCGGAGGACGGGGAGCCGTCGCCAGTACTCAACTACCTGGAGATTCCCTCCGTCAGCATCGAGAAGTGCCTGAGAGGCGCAGACGCGAGCTTCCTCCGCTACATCACCAGCGACAAGATCTGCGCTGGCGTCACTACGG GTAAAGCCATGTCGTTGTGTCTTGGCGACAGTGGAGGCGGGCTGGTGTTTGCGGACCAATCAGGGGACGCGGCCGTCCCGTACCTGCGCGGCGTGGCGTCCACCGCGCCGCGCAACGAGCACCGCTGCAACGCGCATGCCCTTTCTGCGCTGACGCATGTTCGCGCGCACCGAGACTTCTTGAAACG ACACATACCGGACCTAGAAGAGGAGTGCAAGAAGCATTTTCCTACTGTCCAAGATCGATACGGAAAATACGAAAAGCAACCTGAGAAACCGGCGAGCGGCCAGCCGGGtcaatttatttgtaattgtaacTGTTTCTGTAATAATACGGCACCGACGCAAGATAATATAATATCCTACAATTAA
- the LOC141443038 gene encoding uncharacterized protein produces MCALRDWGLLVQMDDLEKGPACVRCLEGKQTAAAFPERQAKRAARPLELIHSDVCGPMSTSSMGGARYLVTFTDDFSRKTFGYLLKFKSEHRQILSTAQVMKRMLARVPGMMLESVAVPRMRTWRLVKGKRCFWYCHSTTRPQYSLQGPFKCETEPLTYDEAMSSSCSEEWHSAMQKEYDALIKNGVWSLVDRPKDANIVKSNDLNMDIDHVDVATAFF; encoded by the exons ATGTGTGCTCTGCGGGATTGGGGTCTTTTGGTGCAGATGGATGATCTGGAGAAGGGACCGGCGTGTGTGCGCTGCCTGGAGGGGAAGCAAACCGCGGCTGCTTTTCCCGAACGGCAGGCAAAGCGTGCTGCACGACCGCTGGAGCTCATACACTCTGATGTTTGTGGGCCTATGTCTACTAGCAGTATGGGAGGAGCAAGATACCTTGTAACATTCACCGATGACTTTTCGAGGAAAACATTTGGTTACCTGCTGAAATTTAAATCTGAG CATCGTCAGATCCTGAGTACTGCACAGGTGATGAAGAGGATGTTAGCACGAGTTCCCGGCATGATGCTCGAGAGTGTAGCAGTGCCTCGGATGCGGACGTGGCGTCTCGTGAAGGGGAAGAG ATGTTTCTGGTACTGTCACTCCACGACCCGTCCGCAGTACTCGCTGCAAGGCCCCTTCAAG TGTGAGACTGAACCACTTACATATGATGAAGCTATGTCATCTTCATGTAGTGAGGAATGGCATAGTGCTATGCAAAAAGAGTATGACGCGCTCATTAAAAATGGAGTGTGGTCTTTGGTAGATCGCCCTAAGGACGCTAATATCGTCAAGT CCAATGACTTGAATATGGATATTGATCATGTGGATGTTGCAACAGCATTTTTCTAA
- the LOC141442565 gene encoding ferritin light chain-like isoform X1 — protein MVNIRTMKFLAIAVSCFLALSGALANDSCYQDVSIDCSQASNSLVLARCNAIYGGYGHHGNLATEMQAYANLHLTRSYEYLLSASYFNNYQTNRGGFSKLFRKLSDDAWEKSIELIKHITTRGGVMDFSRRSTLDSVANKNYTVELHELEAMAKALDTQKEIAERAFHIHREATRNSQHLHDPEIAQYLEEEFIEDHAKTIRNLAGHTADLKKFIASNDGQDLSISLYLYDEYLQKTV, from the exons ATGGTTAATAtaag AACCATGAAGTTCCTTGCTATTGCTGTATCCTGCTTTCTGGCCCTGTCTGGAGCCTTGGCCAACGACAGCTGCTACCAGGATGTCTCCATTGACTGTTCACAGGCCTCCAATAGCCTTG TCTTGGCAAGATGTAACGCAATCTACGGCGGCTACGGTCACCATGGCAACCTCGCTACTGAAATGCAAGCTTATGCCAACCTGCATCTCACTCGCTCCTACGAGTACCTGTTATCTGCGTCCTACTTCAACAACTACCAGACTAACAGAGGAGGATTCAGCAAGCTATTCAGGAAGCTGTCTGATGATGCGTGGGAGAAGAGCATTGAACTCATCAAGCATATTACTACTAGAG GTGGCGTGATGGACTTCTCTCGCCGCTCCACCCTGGACTCCGTCGCCAACAAGAACTACACCGTGGAACTGCATGAACTGGAGGCTATGGCTAAGGCCCTGGACACGCAGAAAGAGATCGCGGAGCGCGCGTTCCACATTCACCGCGAGGCTACCAGGAACAGCCAGCATCTGCACGACCCTGAG ATTGCTCAATACCTAGAAGAAGAGTTCATTGAAGACCACGCCAAGACTATCCGCAACTTGGCTGGTCACACAGCAGACCTCAAGAAATTCATCGCCAGCAACGATGGGCAGGACCTGTCCATTTCCCTGTACCTCTACGACGAGTACCTCCAAAAAACAGTTTAA
- the LOC141442565 gene encoding ferritin light chain-like isoform X2, translating into MKFLAIAVSCFLALSGALANDSCYQDVSIDCSQASNSLVLARCNAIYGGYGHHGNLATEMQAYANLHLTRSYEYLLSASYFNNYQTNRGGFSKLFRKLSDDAWEKSIELIKHITTRGGVMDFSRRSTLDSVANKNYTVELHELEAMAKALDTQKEIAERAFHIHREATRNSQHLHDPEIAQYLEEEFIEDHAKTIRNLAGHTADLKKFIASNDGQDLSISLYLYDEYLQKTV; encoded by the exons ATGAAGTTCCTTGCTATTGCTGTATCCTGCTTTCTGGCCCTGTCTGGAGCCTTGGCCAACGACAGCTGCTACCAGGATGTCTCCATTGACTGTTCACAGGCCTCCAATAGCCTTG TCTTGGCAAGATGTAACGCAATCTACGGCGGCTACGGTCACCATGGCAACCTCGCTACTGAAATGCAAGCTTATGCCAACCTGCATCTCACTCGCTCCTACGAGTACCTGTTATCTGCGTCCTACTTCAACAACTACCAGACTAACAGAGGAGGATTCAGCAAGCTATTCAGGAAGCTGTCTGATGATGCGTGGGAGAAGAGCATTGAACTCATCAAGCATATTACTACTAGAG GTGGCGTGATGGACTTCTCTCGCCGCTCCACCCTGGACTCCGTCGCCAACAAGAACTACACCGTGGAACTGCATGAACTGGAGGCTATGGCTAAGGCCCTGGACACGCAGAAAGAGATCGCGGAGCGCGCGTTCCACATTCACCGCGAGGCTACCAGGAACAGCCAGCATCTGCACGACCCTGAG ATTGCTCAATACCTAGAAGAAGAGTTCATTGAAGACCACGCCAAGACTATCCGCAACTTGGCTGGTCACACAGCAGACCTCAAGAAATTCATCGCCAGCAACGATGGGCAGGACCTGTCCATTTCCCTGTACCTCTACGACGAGTACCTCCAAAAAACAGTTTAA